The following proteins are co-located in the Solanum pennellii chromosome 1, SPENNV200 genome:
- the LOC107015956 gene encoding cytochrome P450 704C1-like: MEILHSSIMSITATVVSFLFCGFIVHLLTRKLHDKRRYHPIGGTIFNQLINFHRLHHYMTDLAGKYKTYRLISPFRNEIYTSDPANVEYILKTNFDNYGKGWHSYSILKDLLGDGIFAVDGDKWREQRKLSSHEFSTRVLRDFSSVVFRKNAAKFAHILSELVKSNKIVDIQDLFMKATLDSVFKVAFGVELDSMCGSNEQGKNFNAAFDDASAMTLWRYVDVFWKIKRYLKIGSEAKLKENIKIVDTFVCKLIHRKTEQMSAPEADLSLQWKNEDILSRFLQISGTNPKYLRDIILNFVIAGKDTTATTLSWFIYVLCKYPHVQEKVAQEIKESTTEKENATDITDFAANVSEDALEKMQYLHAALTETLRLYPAVPVDPKICFSDDTLPDGFSVKKGDMVCYLPYAMGRMKFIWGDDAEEYKPERWLDGDGFFRQENPFKFAAFQAGPRICLGKEFAYRQMKIFSAVLLHHFVFKLSDDNKVTNYRTMITLHIDGGLHVRVFSRQRN; the protein is encoded by the exons ATGGAAATTCTTCATAGTTCCATTATGTCCATAACAGCCACCGTTGTCTCATTTCTCTTTTGTGGATTCATAGTTCATCTTCTGACGAGAAAACTACATGACAAAAGGAGATACCATCCAATCGGTGGCACCATTTTCAATCAGCTCATCAACTTCCACAGGTTGCACCATTACATGACTGATCTTGCTGGCAAGTACAAGACTTACAGATTGATTAGCCCTTTCAGAAATGAGATTTATACTTCTGACCCTGCTAACGTTGAGTACATTCTCAAAACAAACTTTGACAACTATGGCAAG GGATGGCATAGTTACAGCATCCTAAAGGACCTGTTAGGGGATGGAATTTTCGCAGTTGATGGTGATAAGTGGAGGGAGCAGAGGAAGTTGTCGAGTCACGAGTTCTCCACAAGGGTCTTGAGGGATTTTAGCAGTGTGGTATTCAGAAAAAATGCAGCCAAGTTTGCCCATATATTGTCTGAACTTGTCAAATCCAACAAGATAGTGGACATTCAA GATCTGTTCATGAAAGCAACTCTAGATTCCGTATTCAAGGTTGCCTTCGGAGTTGAGCTAGACAGCATGTGTGGTTCAAATGAACAAGGCAAAAACTTCAATGCTGCATTTGACGACGCAAGTGCAATGACACTTTGGAGATATGTTGATGTCTTCTGGAAGATTAAAAGATATCTCAAAATTGGATCAGAAGCcaagttaaaagaaaatataaaaattgttgACACATTTGTTTGTAAACTGATCCATAGAAAAACTGAGCAGATGAGTGCGCCAGAAGCTGATTTATCT TTGCAGTGGAAGAATGAAGACATTTTGTCAAGGTTTCTGCAAATATCTGGTACAAATCCAAAGTATTTGCGTGATATAATATTGAACTTCGTAATAGCAGGCAAAGATACAACAGCAACCACCCTTTCGTGGTTCATATATGTGCTATGCAAGTACCCTCATGTACAGGAGAAAGTAGCACAAGAGATCAAAGAATCAACAACCGAGAAAGAAAATGCAACAGATATAACAGATTTTGCTGCCAATGTAAGTGAAGATGCCCTTGAAAAGATGCAATATCTTCATGCAGCACTGACAGAGACCTTAAGGCTTTATCCTGCAGTTCCAGTG GATCCGAAAATATGCTTTTCTGATGACACCTTACCAGATGGATTCAGTGTGAAGAAAGGGGACATGGTGTGTTACCTACCATATGCAATGGGaagaatgaaatttatatgGGGTGATGATGCAGAAGAATATAAACCGGAGAGATGGCTTGATGGGGACGGTTTCTTCAGGCAAGAGAACCCCTTCAAATTTGCAGCTTTCCAG GCAGGGCCAAGGATTTGCTTGGGAAAGGAGTTTGCTTATAGGCAAATGAAGATATTCTCTGCTGTTTTGTTACATCACTTTGTTTTCAAGTTGAGTGACGACAACAAGGTTACCAACTACAGGACAATGATTACTCTTCACATTGATGGGGGATTGCATGTTCGTGTCTTTAGTAGACAGCGCAATTAG